The Arthrobacter oryzae DNA window CCGGTGAGGCTGCGGTCAACGTCTTTACGCATCGGGGTCCTCAGGCATCGGGGGCTTTGGCCGGGCGCTTGCCTTCCCGGCTGTTCTTCAGCGCCGAGGAGAGCGCGGGAAGGTAGTCGCCCACCTGGGCGAGGATGCCGCCGAGCATCTTGTTGACCCCTTCGCCGCCGTTGAGCACCGTCATCTGTCCCACATGCGAGAACGGCTCCGCTGCCGCCGCGATGATGGCCGGCATGTTCTCGGCCAGTTGCTGCGAAATGACCGCGTCCTGGTTGGTCCCGAGGGCTTCCGCGCGGGCCTTGATGCCGTCCGCCTCAGCCAGTGCCTTCGCCTTGATGGCCGAGGCGGCAGCCTCGCCGCGTGCCCGGGTGGCTGCAGCCTCAGCCTCGCCGGTGACCTTCGTGGCGCCGGCCGCGGCCGCGGCTGCCGTGGCATTTGCCTGGGCCTGGAGTTCGGTCCGGCGGGCGTTCACCTGGGCTTCGAGTTCGGTGCGGCGGGCCAGGGCTTCGGCCGCGCTGATGTCGGCCGCCTTCTGGCCTTCGGCGTCCGTGCGCTTGGCGTAGGCTTTGGCGTCGGCGGGCTTGCGGATGGTGGTCTGGAGCTTCTGCTCCTCGCGGTCCGCCTCGAGCTTGGCCACTTCGGTTTCCTGGACCACCACCTGTTGGCGGGCCGTCGCGTCAGCCAGCGGACCGGCCTGGGCGGCGTTCGCCTTGGCCCGTTCGGCGTTTGCCTGCGCCACCGACTGCCTGATCGCGGAGACGCTCTGGGCATCGGCGATGAGTGCCGCGGCCTCCGCTTCCTTTTCCGCGGCCTCGCGGTTCCTCGTGGCTTCGGCGATGCGGGCCTCCATTTTCACCTGGGCAATGTGCGGCTTGGCGATGTTCTGGATGTACCCGGTGGGATCCTGCAGGTCCTTGATCTGGAGCGAATCCACCACCAGGCCCAGCTTCTCCATTTCCACACCGCTGGCGCTTCGGACCTGGGACCCGAGCTTGTCCCGTTCGCGGATGATTTCCTCCACCGTCATACTGCCGATAATGGACCTCAGGTGTCCTTCAAAGACGTTGTACACCTGGCTTTCCATTTTTGGCTGCTGGCCCAGGAAACGCCGGGCCGCATTTGCAATGAAGGGCGGGGCATCGCCGATTTTGTAAATCACCACGCCTTCCACAATTACCTGGATGCCCTGCGAGGTAACACAGGAAACTTTAAGCTCAGTTTCATTCAGGGTGAGGGACAACGTCCGCACGGTCTGCAGCCCGGGAAATACCAGCGCCCCCTTGCCGGTGACGATCTTGAAGTCCATTCCGGCCCGTGTTTCCAGGGTTCCGCGGGTCAGGCCGGAGATGATGAGGGCCTCGTTCGGCTCAGCAACCTTCCACATCAGTTTTATTGCCACCCAGATAAAGCCAATGACCACAATCGCCCCGATGAGGGCGGCAATGAGCGGGAAGAATGCTGACAAGTCCGGCATGACCCACGTCCTTTCACGGTTATGGAACGGGTATCGCGGTAAAATCCCGATAAATGCCAGCTGCCCGTTTCCTGCCGGTTAAATGCGCGTCATTCCGGCCTGCCGGGCCAGCTGTTGTAGACAGTCTGGTGGGGCCCCGGCGGGAAGTCCAGCAATTCGGAGGCAGGGGGAAGAAAGCCCCTGTTGCGGTCCCCGCTGCAGTGGAATGGTTGGGCATGGGGCAGCGGACTGATCCGGAGGGAGATGCGCGATGCTTGGCCTGGCCGGACGGACACTCGAAGCCGCGTGGCGCACCTGGCGGGCTGAGCGCGGAGGCCCGGAGGCGATCCGCCGCCTGCAGCAGGCACGCCTTGCGGAGCTCGTGGAGTTTGCCCGCTCCGGATCGCCCTACTACCGGCGCCTGTACAGGGACGTGCCGGATAAGATCACGGATCCGCGCCATCTTCCCCCTGTGGGCAAACGGGACCTGATGGCGAACTTCGACGACTGGGTGACGGACCCGCACATCACGCTGGCCAAGCTAAAGACGGAGCTGCTCTCCGATCTGTCGCAGCTGGGGACCCTGTTCCGCGGGCGGTACCTGGTGGTGACCACGTCCGGCAGCACAGGAGAACCGGCCGTCCTGATTCACGACCGCTTCTCCTGGGTGGTGGTGAACGTGGTGGTGAGGGTCCGGGAGCGCCGGACCCTGGTGAAAGCTTCGGAAGTACGGGACTTTCTGTGCCGCGGCCTGCGGGCGGCGGCCCTCGTTGCGGGTGGCGGCCACTTCGCGGGCGTTGTCCTGACCGAAAACGCCCGACGGCGTGCCCCGGCCATTGCCCGCCGCCTCCGCGTGTTTTCGGTGCTGAGGCCGCTCCCGGAGCTCGTGGCGGAACTCAACACCTTCAAGCCAACGTTGCTTTTCGGGTATCCGAGCGCCATGATCCAGCTGGCGGCGGAACAGGACGCCGGGCGGTTACGGATCCGGCCCGTCCTGGCGATCAGCTCCGGCGAGAACCTGTCCGCCGCCGGACGCGCCTCCATCGAAGCGGCGTTCAGCTGCCGGGTCACCGAACGCTATCTGTCATCGGAGGTCCCCGCGCTGACCAGCCAGTGCCGGCTGGGGGCGTTCCACGTCAACACGGACTGGTACATCCTTGAACCGGTGGACGCGGACTACCGTCCGGTTCCGGCCGGCACCACCTCCCATACCGCGCTCGTGACCAACCTGGCCAACCGGGTGCAGCCGCTGATCCGGTACGACCTCGGAGACCGGGTAACGCTCGCAGCAGATCCATGCCCGTGCGGCAGTCCGTTTCCTGCCGTGACGATCGACGGCCGCAAGGGGGACCTGCTTTCCTTCGCGGCGCCCGGCGGCGGCACCGTCACCGTCCTGCCGCTCGCACTTGGCACCGTGATCGAGGAGACCCCCGGCGTGCGCAGGTTCCAGGCCGTCCGGACGGGGCCCGGCAACCTGACAGTGCGGCTCGAGGCCTGGCCGGATGCCGCTGTGGCCGAGGTGTGCCAGGCGGTGACAGAACGGCTGGAGGGCTATTTCGCCGCGCTTGGCGCCGGGCCGGTCGCAATCGAGCATACGGATGAGCTGCCCCGGCCCGACCGCAGCGGCAAATTCCGGCAGGTCTGGTCCGCGGTGAGGTGACGGCGGCTTGTAAAAAGCTGGTGCAGCCGCCTGCGACTACGCAGGACAACTGCACCAACCGGTGGTTAAAACATTCAGATTGCTACGAAGCGTTCCTCATATGCGGCTCCTTATGTCCCGGCTACGCGTTCCGGGTTACCTGCGGTCCTCGGCCAGATGCCTGGAAAGGATCCAGCCGGCGCCAATCATCAGCACACCCAGCACCATGTGGGTCCAGTTATCCA harbors:
- a CDS encoding phenylacetate--CoA ligase family protein translates to MLGLAGRTLEAAWRTWRAERGGPEAIRRLQQARLAELVEFARSGSPYYRRLYRDVPDKITDPRHLPPVGKRDLMANFDDWVTDPHITLAKLKTELLSDLSQLGTLFRGRYLVVTTSGSTGEPAVLIHDRFSWVVVNVVVRVRERRTLVKASEVRDFLCRGLRAAALVAGGGHFAGVVLTENARRRAPAIARRLRVFSVLRPLPELVAELNTFKPTLLFGYPSAMIQLAAEQDAGRLRIRPVLAISSGENLSAAGRASIEAAFSCRVTERYLSSEVPALTSQCRLGAFHVNTDWYILEPVDADYRPVPAGTTSHTALVTNLANRVQPLIRYDLGDRVTLAADPCPCGSPFPAVTIDGRKGDLLSFAAPGGGTVTVLPLALGTVIEETPGVRRFQAVRTGPGNLTVRLEAWPDAAVAEVCQAVTERLEGYFAALGAGPVAIEHTDELPRPDRSGKFRQVWSAVR
- a CDS encoding flotillin family protein; protein product: MPDLSAFFPLIAALIGAIVVIGFIWVAIKLMWKVAEPNEALIISGLTRGTLETRAGMDFKIVTGKGALVFPGLQTVRTLSLTLNETELKVSCVTSQGIQVIVEGVVIYKIGDAPPFIANAARRFLGQQPKMESQVYNVFEGHLRSIIGSMTVEEIIRERDKLGSQVRSASGVEMEKLGLVVDSLQIKDLQDPTGYIQNIAKPHIAQVKMEARIAEATRNREAAEKEAEAAALIADAQSVSAIRQSVAQANAERAKANAAQAGPLADATARQQVVVQETEVAKLEADREEQKLQTTIRKPADAKAYAKRTDAEGQKAADISAAEALARRTELEAQVNARRTELQAQANATAAAAAAGATKVTGEAEAAATRARGEAAASAIKAKALAEADGIKARAEALGTNQDAVISQQLAENMPAIIAAAAEPFSHVGQMTVLNGGEGVNKMLGGILAQVGDYLPALSSALKNSREGKRPAKAPDA